In Vigna radiata var. radiata cultivar VC1973A chromosome 3, Vradiata_ver6, whole genome shotgun sequence, the following proteins share a genomic window:
- the LOC106757636 gene encoding serine/threonine-protein kinase CTR1 isoform X3, which translates to MEMPARRSSSYSLLNQTPDDNLSVPLFDSSSGDSKNNRSKLERVSNWDSVVDHRQGNRIGNLYCSFGFGMQRQSSESSFGESSLSGEFYAPTMFTVTPDDTDKFTLGEVRGRISDAGPARSGGSFGKSWAQQTEESYQLQLALALRLYSEATCADDPNFLDPEPHESSSRSSGSAETVSHRFWENGRIPSIETLKSIDPSTVSSLEVILVDRQRDPILKELQNKVHDIFCRSKVTTDVVDQLAKLVFDCMGGSASVWEGDLFPVWRECINDLRDRIGSVVVPIGSLSTGLCRHRAVLFKVLADTIGLPCRIAKGCKYCSREDASSCLVRFGLDREYMVDLIGKPGYLCEPDSLLNGPSSISFSSPLRFPRLKPAEPTIDFRSLAKQYFSDSLPSEIVFDSGVADFGFSFPEQYERQYRDRDPGPISNDNNKSSLVPAQPQAYRPSEHDRGSETFKSANPPQNVVGPPLTSKDSLLLKHNRPGHRDTQTRLMISSKPSREFSIDMEDLDIPWTDLVLKGRIGSGSFGTVHQAEWNGSEVAVKILMEQDFAGERFQEFLREVAIMKSLRHPNIVLLMGAVTKPPNLSIVTEYLSRGSLYRLLHKPGATEMLDERRRISMAYDVAKGMNYLHKRNPPIVHRDLKSPNLLVDKKYTVKVSDFGLSRLKANTFLSSKSAAGTPEWMAPEVLRDEPSNEKSDVYSFGVILWELATLQQPWSNLNPPQVVAAVGFKGKRLEIPRDLNPQIASIIEACWANEPWKRPSFSSIMDSLKGLIKPPVPQPGRPNMSLLI; encoded by the exons ATGGAAATGCCTGCCAGAAGATCCAGCAGCTACTCTCTCCTCAACCAAACCCCAGATGACAACTTAAGCGTTCCATTATTCGACTCTTCCTCCGGCGACAGTAAAAACAACAGGAGCAAGTTGGAGAGAGTCTCAAATTGGGACTCTGTCGTCGATCACAGGCAAGGGAACAGGATCGGGAATTTGTACTGCTCTTTTGGGTTCGGGATGCAGCGGCAGTCAAGTGAGAGCAGTTTTGGTGAGAGCTCACTCTCCGGCGAGTTTTACGCTCCCACTATGTTCACTGTAACACCTGATGATACAGACAAATTCACACTTGGAGAGGTTAGAGGCAGGATTTCGGACGCCGGGCCAGCGAGGAGCGGCGGGTCCTTTGGCAAGAGCTGGGCGCAGCAGACTGAAGAGAGTTATCAGTTACAGTTGGCATTGGCTCTTAGACTTTACTCGGAGGCCACATGTGCTGATGATCCCAATTTTCTGGATCCCGAACCCCATGAATCCTCTTCAAGGTCATCGGGTTCTGCAGAGACAGTTTCCCATAGATTCTGG GAAAATGGCCGAATTCCTTCAATAGAGACACTAAAATCTATAGATCCTTCGACCGTTTCTTCACTTGAAGTAATTTTGGTGGATAGACAGCGTGATCCTATCTTAAAAGAATTGCAGAACAAGGTACATGACATTTTTTGTCGCAGCAAAGTAACAACAGATGTTGTAGACCAGCTTGCAAAGCTTGTATTCGATTGTATGGG GGGTTCAGCTTCTGTATGGGAAGGCGATCTTTTTCCCGTATGGAGGGAGTGCATTAATGATCTAAGAGATCGCATAGGATCTGTTGTTGTTCCAATTGGCAGCTTATCTACTGGACTTTGCAGGCATCGTGCTGTACTATTCAAA GTGCTAGCTGACACCATTGGTTTACCGTGTCGAATTGCAAAGGGTTGTAAATATTGTTCAAGAGAAGATGCCTCTTCATGCCTTGTTCGGTTTGGGCTTGACAG GGAGTATATGGTTGATCTAATTGGAAAGCCTGGTTACTTATGTGAGCCCGATTCCTTGCTGAACGGTCCATCCTCCATCTCATTTTCTTCACCCTTGCGCTTTCCAAGACTCAAACCAGCTGAACCTACCATTGATTTCAGGTCACTGGCCAAACAATATTTCTCGGATAGTCTGCCTAGTGAGATTGTCTTCGATAGTGGTGTTGCAG ATTTTGGATTCTCCTTTCCAGAACAGTATGAAAGGCAGTACAGGGACAGGGACCCTGGACCAATTTCAAATGATAACAATAAAAGTTCTCTTGTTCCTGCACAACCACAAGCTTATCGTCCAAGTGAACATGATCGAGGCTCCGAAACATTTAAATCAGCTAACCCTCCACAGAATGTTGTTGGGCCGCCACTGACAAGCAAGGATTCATTGCTCTTAAAGCATAATCGTCCTGGTCATAGAGATACACAGACCCGATTAATGATTTCTAGCAAACCATCTAGAGAGTTTTCCATAGATATGGAGGATCTGGACATCCCATGGACTGATCTTGTTTTGAAAGGGAGAATAGGATCAG GTTCTTTTGGAACTGTACATCAAGCTGAGTGGAATGGCTCG GAGGTTGCTGTAAAAATTTTGATGGAACAAGACTTTGCAGGTGAACGCTTCCAGGAATTCTTGAGGGAG GTTGCAATAATGAAAAGCTTACGGCATCCAAACATTGTTTTACTTATGGGTGCAGTCACTAAGCCTCCCAATTTATCAATTGTCACAGAATACTTGTCCAG GGGTAGCTTGTACAGGCTGTTGCATAAACCTGGTGCCACAGAAATGTTGGATGAGAGACGTAGGATAAGTATGGCTTATGATGTG GCTAAGGGGATGAATTATCTTCATAAACGTAATCCTCCCATTGTTCACAGAGATCTGAAATCTCCAAACCTTCTTGTTGACAAGAAATATACAGTGAAG GTTAGTGATTTTGGGCTTTCCCGACTAAAGGCAAACACATTTCTCTCATCCAAGTCAGCTGCTGGGACA CCTGAGTGGATGGCTCCAGAAGTTCTTCGTGATGAGCCATCCAATGAAAAGTCAGATGTTTACAGCTTTGGTGTCATCTTGTGGGAGCTTGCAACACTGCAACAGCCTTGGAGTAATTTGAATCCACCACAG GTTGTGGCAGCTGTTGGCTTTAAGGGAAAAAGGCTTGAAATACCACGAGATTTAAATCCTCAAATAGCATCAATAATTGAGGCTTGCTGGGCCAA CGAACCCTGGAAACGCCCTTCTTTTTCAAGTATTATGGATTCTTTGAAAGGATTGATCAAACCCCCTGTACCTCAACCTGGTCGTCCAAACATGTCGTTACTCATTTGA
- the LOC106757636 gene encoding serine/threonine-protein kinase CTR1 isoform X1, with protein MEMPARRSSSYSLLNQTPDDNLSVPLFDSSSGDSKNNRSKLERVSNWDSVVDHRQGNRIGNLYCSFGFGMQRQSSESSFGESSLSGEFYAPTMFTVTPDDTDKFTLGEVRGRISDAGPARSGGSFGKSWAQQTEESYQLQLALALRLYSEATCADDPNFLDPEPHESSSRSSGSAETVSHRFWVNGCLLYFDKIPDGFYLIHGMDPYLWTVCTDLQENGRIPSIETLKSIDPSTVSSLEVILVDRQRDPILKELQNKVHDIFCRSKVTTDVVDQLAKLVFDCMGGSASVWEGDLFPVWRECINDLRDRIGSVVVPIGSLSTGLCRHRAVLFKVLADTIGLPCRIAKGCKYCSREDASSCLVRFGLDREYMVDLIGKPGYLCEPDSLLNGPSSISFSSPLRFPRLKPAEPTIDFRSLAKQYFSDSLPSEIVFDSGVADFGFSFPEQYERQYRDRDPGPISNDNNKSSLVPAQPQAYRPSEHDRGSETFKSANPPQNVVGPPLTSKDSLLLKHNRPGHRDTQTRLMISSKPSREFSIDMEDLDIPWTDLVLKGRIGSGSFGTVHQAEWNGSEVAVKILMEQDFAGERFQEFLREVAIMKSLRHPNIVLLMGAVTKPPNLSIVTEYLSRGSLYRLLHKPGATEMLDERRRISMAYDVAKGMNYLHKRNPPIVHRDLKSPNLLVDKKYTVKVSDFGLSRLKANTFLSSKSAAGTPEWMAPEVLRDEPSNEKSDVYSFGVILWELATLQQPWSNLNPPQVVAAVGFKGKRLEIPRDLNPQIASIIEACWANEPWKRPSFSSIMDSLKGLIKPPVPQPGRPNMSLLI; from the exons ATGGAAATGCCTGCCAGAAGATCCAGCAGCTACTCTCTCCTCAACCAAACCCCAGATGACAACTTAAGCGTTCCATTATTCGACTCTTCCTCCGGCGACAGTAAAAACAACAGGAGCAAGTTGGAGAGAGTCTCAAATTGGGACTCTGTCGTCGATCACAGGCAAGGGAACAGGATCGGGAATTTGTACTGCTCTTTTGGGTTCGGGATGCAGCGGCAGTCAAGTGAGAGCAGTTTTGGTGAGAGCTCACTCTCCGGCGAGTTTTACGCTCCCACTATGTTCACTGTAACACCTGATGATACAGACAAATTCACACTTGGAGAGGTTAGAGGCAGGATTTCGGACGCCGGGCCAGCGAGGAGCGGCGGGTCCTTTGGCAAGAGCTGGGCGCAGCAGACTGAAGAGAGTTATCAGTTACAGTTGGCATTGGCTCTTAGACTTTACTCGGAGGCCACATGTGCTGATGATCCCAATTTTCTGGATCCCGAACCCCATGAATCCTCTTCAAGGTCATCGGGTTCTGCAGAGACAGTTTCCCATAGATTCTGG GTAAATGGCTGCCTACTGTACTTCGACAAAATTCCTGATGgcttttatttaattcatgGAATGGATCCCTATTTATGGACCGTGTGCACTGATCTACAGGAAAATGGCCGAATTCCTTCAATAGAGACACTAAAATCTATAGATCCTTCGACCGTTTCTTCACTTGAAGTAATTTTGGTGGATAGACAGCGTGATCCTATCTTAAAAGAATTGCAGAACAAGGTACATGACATTTTTTGTCGCAGCAAAGTAACAACAGATGTTGTAGACCAGCTTGCAAAGCTTGTATTCGATTGTATGGG GGGTTCAGCTTCTGTATGGGAAGGCGATCTTTTTCCCGTATGGAGGGAGTGCATTAATGATCTAAGAGATCGCATAGGATCTGTTGTTGTTCCAATTGGCAGCTTATCTACTGGACTTTGCAGGCATCGTGCTGTACTATTCAAA GTGCTAGCTGACACCATTGGTTTACCGTGTCGAATTGCAAAGGGTTGTAAATATTGTTCAAGAGAAGATGCCTCTTCATGCCTTGTTCGGTTTGGGCTTGACAG GGAGTATATGGTTGATCTAATTGGAAAGCCTGGTTACTTATGTGAGCCCGATTCCTTGCTGAACGGTCCATCCTCCATCTCATTTTCTTCACCCTTGCGCTTTCCAAGACTCAAACCAGCTGAACCTACCATTGATTTCAGGTCACTGGCCAAACAATATTTCTCGGATAGTCTGCCTAGTGAGATTGTCTTCGATAGTGGTGTTGCAG ATTTTGGATTCTCCTTTCCAGAACAGTATGAAAGGCAGTACAGGGACAGGGACCCTGGACCAATTTCAAATGATAACAATAAAAGTTCTCTTGTTCCTGCACAACCACAAGCTTATCGTCCAAGTGAACATGATCGAGGCTCCGAAACATTTAAATCAGCTAACCCTCCACAGAATGTTGTTGGGCCGCCACTGACAAGCAAGGATTCATTGCTCTTAAAGCATAATCGTCCTGGTCATAGAGATACACAGACCCGATTAATGATTTCTAGCAAACCATCTAGAGAGTTTTCCATAGATATGGAGGATCTGGACATCCCATGGACTGATCTTGTTTTGAAAGGGAGAATAGGATCAG GTTCTTTTGGAACTGTACATCAAGCTGAGTGGAATGGCTCG GAGGTTGCTGTAAAAATTTTGATGGAACAAGACTTTGCAGGTGAACGCTTCCAGGAATTCTTGAGGGAG GTTGCAATAATGAAAAGCTTACGGCATCCAAACATTGTTTTACTTATGGGTGCAGTCACTAAGCCTCCCAATTTATCAATTGTCACAGAATACTTGTCCAG GGGTAGCTTGTACAGGCTGTTGCATAAACCTGGTGCCACAGAAATGTTGGATGAGAGACGTAGGATAAGTATGGCTTATGATGTG GCTAAGGGGATGAATTATCTTCATAAACGTAATCCTCCCATTGTTCACAGAGATCTGAAATCTCCAAACCTTCTTGTTGACAAGAAATATACAGTGAAG GTTAGTGATTTTGGGCTTTCCCGACTAAAGGCAAACACATTTCTCTCATCCAAGTCAGCTGCTGGGACA CCTGAGTGGATGGCTCCAGAAGTTCTTCGTGATGAGCCATCCAATGAAAAGTCAGATGTTTACAGCTTTGGTGTCATCTTGTGGGAGCTTGCAACACTGCAACAGCCTTGGAGTAATTTGAATCCACCACAG GTTGTGGCAGCTGTTGGCTTTAAGGGAAAAAGGCTTGAAATACCACGAGATTTAAATCCTCAAATAGCATCAATAATTGAGGCTTGCTGGGCCAA CGAACCCTGGAAACGCCCTTCTTTTTCAAGTATTATGGATTCTTTGAAAGGATTGATCAAACCCCCTGTACCTCAACCTGGTCGTCCAAACATGTCGTTACTCATTTGA
- the LOC106757636 gene encoding serine/threonine-protein kinase CTR1 isoform X2, with amino-acid sequence MEMPARRSSSYSLLNQTPDDNLSVPLFDSSSGDSKNNRSKLERVSNWDSVVDHRQGNRIGNLYCSFGFGMQRQSSESSFGESSLSGEFYAPTMFTVTPDDTDKFTLGEVRGRISDAGPARSGGSFGKSWAQQTEESYQLQLALALRLYSEATCADDPNFLDPEPHESSSRSSGSAETVSHRFWVNGCLLYFDKIPDGFYLIHGMDPYLWTVCTDLQENGRIPSIETLKSIDPSTVSSLEVILVDRQRDPILKELQNKVHDIFCRSKVTTDVVDQLAKLVFDCMGGSASVWEGDLFPVWRECINDLRDRIGSVVVPIGSLSTGLCRHRAVLFKVLADTIGLPCRIAKGCKYCSREDASSCLVRFGLDREYMVDLIGKPGYLCEPDSLLNGPSSISFSSPLRFPRLKPAEPTIDFRSLAKQYFSDSLPSEIVFDSGVAEQYERQYRDRDPGPISNDNNKSSLVPAQPQAYRPSEHDRGSETFKSANPPQNVVGPPLTSKDSLLLKHNRPGHRDTQTRLMISSKPSREFSIDMEDLDIPWTDLVLKGRIGSGSFGTVHQAEWNGSEVAVKILMEQDFAGERFQEFLREVAIMKSLRHPNIVLLMGAVTKPPNLSIVTEYLSRGSLYRLLHKPGATEMLDERRRISMAYDVAKGMNYLHKRNPPIVHRDLKSPNLLVDKKYTVKVSDFGLSRLKANTFLSSKSAAGTPEWMAPEVLRDEPSNEKSDVYSFGVILWELATLQQPWSNLNPPQVVAAVGFKGKRLEIPRDLNPQIASIIEACWANEPWKRPSFSSIMDSLKGLIKPPVPQPGRPNMSLLI; translated from the exons ATGGAAATGCCTGCCAGAAGATCCAGCAGCTACTCTCTCCTCAACCAAACCCCAGATGACAACTTAAGCGTTCCATTATTCGACTCTTCCTCCGGCGACAGTAAAAACAACAGGAGCAAGTTGGAGAGAGTCTCAAATTGGGACTCTGTCGTCGATCACAGGCAAGGGAACAGGATCGGGAATTTGTACTGCTCTTTTGGGTTCGGGATGCAGCGGCAGTCAAGTGAGAGCAGTTTTGGTGAGAGCTCACTCTCCGGCGAGTTTTACGCTCCCACTATGTTCACTGTAACACCTGATGATACAGACAAATTCACACTTGGAGAGGTTAGAGGCAGGATTTCGGACGCCGGGCCAGCGAGGAGCGGCGGGTCCTTTGGCAAGAGCTGGGCGCAGCAGACTGAAGAGAGTTATCAGTTACAGTTGGCATTGGCTCTTAGACTTTACTCGGAGGCCACATGTGCTGATGATCCCAATTTTCTGGATCCCGAACCCCATGAATCCTCTTCAAGGTCATCGGGTTCTGCAGAGACAGTTTCCCATAGATTCTGG GTAAATGGCTGCCTACTGTACTTCGACAAAATTCCTGATGgcttttatttaattcatgGAATGGATCCCTATTTATGGACCGTGTGCACTGATCTACAGGAAAATGGCCGAATTCCTTCAATAGAGACACTAAAATCTATAGATCCTTCGACCGTTTCTTCACTTGAAGTAATTTTGGTGGATAGACAGCGTGATCCTATCTTAAAAGAATTGCAGAACAAGGTACATGACATTTTTTGTCGCAGCAAAGTAACAACAGATGTTGTAGACCAGCTTGCAAAGCTTGTATTCGATTGTATGGG GGGTTCAGCTTCTGTATGGGAAGGCGATCTTTTTCCCGTATGGAGGGAGTGCATTAATGATCTAAGAGATCGCATAGGATCTGTTGTTGTTCCAATTGGCAGCTTATCTACTGGACTTTGCAGGCATCGTGCTGTACTATTCAAA GTGCTAGCTGACACCATTGGTTTACCGTGTCGAATTGCAAAGGGTTGTAAATATTGTTCAAGAGAAGATGCCTCTTCATGCCTTGTTCGGTTTGGGCTTGACAG GGAGTATATGGTTGATCTAATTGGAAAGCCTGGTTACTTATGTGAGCCCGATTCCTTGCTGAACGGTCCATCCTCCATCTCATTTTCTTCACCCTTGCGCTTTCCAAGACTCAAACCAGCTGAACCTACCATTGATTTCAGGTCACTGGCCAAACAATATTTCTCGGATAGTCTGCCTAGTGAGATTGTCTTCGATAGTGGTGTTGCAG AACAGTATGAAAGGCAGTACAGGGACAGGGACCCTGGACCAATTTCAAATGATAACAATAAAAGTTCTCTTGTTCCTGCACAACCACAAGCTTATCGTCCAAGTGAACATGATCGAGGCTCCGAAACATTTAAATCAGCTAACCCTCCACAGAATGTTGTTGGGCCGCCACTGACAAGCAAGGATTCATTGCTCTTAAAGCATAATCGTCCTGGTCATAGAGATACACAGACCCGATTAATGATTTCTAGCAAACCATCTAGAGAGTTTTCCATAGATATGGAGGATCTGGACATCCCATGGACTGATCTTGTTTTGAAAGGGAGAATAGGATCAG GTTCTTTTGGAACTGTACATCAAGCTGAGTGGAATGGCTCG GAGGTTGCTGTAAAAATTTTGATGGAACAAGACTTTGCAGGTGAACGCTTCCAGGAATTCTTGAGGGAG GTTGCAATAATGAAAAGCTTACGGCATCCAAACATTGTTTTACTTATGGGTGCAGTCACTAAGCCTCCCAATTTATCAATTGTCACAGAATACTTGTCCAG GGGTAGCTTGTACAGGCTGTTGCATAAACCTGGTGCCACAGAAATGTTGGATGAGAGACGTAGGATAAGTATGGCTTATGATGTG GCTAAGGGGATGAATTATCTTCATAAACGTAATCCTCCCATTGTTCACAGAGATCTGAAATCTCCAAACCTTCTTGTTGACAAGAAATATACAGTGAAG GTTAGTGATTTTGGGCTTTCCCGACTAAAGGCAAACACATTTCTCTCATCCAAGTCAGCTGCTGGGACA CCTGAGTGGATGGCTCCAGAAGTTCTTCGTGATGAGCCATCCAATGAAAAGTCAGATGTTTACAGCTTTGGTGTCATCTTGTGGGAGCTTGCAACACTGCAACAGCCTTGGAGTAATTTGAATCCACCACAG GTTGTGGCAGCTGTTGGCTTTAAGGGAAAAAGGCTTGAAATACCACGAGATTTAAATCCTCAAATAGCATCAATAATTGAGGCTTGCTGGGCCAA CGAACCCTGGAAACGCCCTTCTTTTTCAAGTATTATGGATTCTTTGAAAGGATTGATCAAACCCCCTGTACCTCAACCTGGTCGTCCAAACATGTCGTTACTCATTTGA
- the LOC106757176 gene encoding heat stress transcription factor A-2e produces MNPRQQSHPQLVPEGPIAFSTTLLRSHEAFPSCSFPRHISASLPPPDITLSASLPSSSSQPHSSTPSPSSKLPSSTAEFEKVITLPHPLECLQGNPVPAFLSKTFDLVDDPSLDPIISWSSAGVSFVVWDPTLFAIHVLPRNFKHNNFSSFVRQLNTYGFRKIDSDKWEFFNEAFRRGKRYLLKNIQRRRHPHPHQVGRHIVHWSDAGKAGLEFDIERLGKEKSVLMQEVVELRQLQRTTLHRARQVNRRLQSAEVIHKQMLSFLARLLENPALLTCLQHGKEQRDVESPKVRRRFVKQHQERTRVSDFLKEGQIVSYQPDWRNVTISSKIPEMCPTSLVGCSNYLSRDLAKELSEGGENLVSDGLAPVHEVMPTSDTIGLKSSSFGLEDTLLKGKNVMSTNQEDLLAEEIVSFPEDLTSEAGFPEFSPLVGTESIIKPEDKWKTRFHFSGAPTSSTDSPATNHEGQEFRFTSGMSDTWDICSLWATQSFRTDDPALDE; encoded by the exons ATGAACCCAAGACAACAAAGTCATCCTCAACTCGTACCAGAGGGACCAATTGCCTTCTCCACCACTCTCCTGCGTTCTCATGAAGCATTCCCATCGTGCTCTTTTCCTCGTCACATTTCAGCTTCTCTTCCACCACCCGACATTACTCTTTCTGCCTCTCttccttcctcttcctctcaaccacACTCTTCCACTCCCTCTCCTTCTTCCAAGTTGCCTTCATCAACAGCAGAGTTTGAGAAGGTAATTACTTTGCCGCATCCACTTGAATGTTTACAAGGGAATCCGGTTCCAGCATTCCTATCCAAGACTTTCGACCTCGTTGACGATCCATCGTTGGATCCGATCATATCATGGTCCTCCGCTGGTGTTAGTTTCGTGGTGTGGGATCCTACCCTGTTTGCAATACATGTCTTGCCCAGGAATTTCAAGCATAACAATTTCTCCAGTTTTGTTCGCCAGTTAAATACCTAT GGATTCCGCAAGATTGACTCTGATAAGTGGGAGTTTTTTAATGAAGCTTTTCGGCGAGGGAAGAGATATCTTCTGAAGAACATCCAAAGGCGCAGACATCCTCATCCCCATCAAGTTGGTAGGCATATCGTGCATTGGTCTGATGCAGGTAAGGCTGGGCTTGAATTTGATATAGAAAGACTAGGGAAGGAGAAGAGTGTGTTAATGCAAGAGGTAGTTGAGTTGCGGCAACTGCAAAGAACAACACTTCACCGTGCTAGACAAGTGAATCGGAGGCTCCAATCTGCAGAGGTGATACACAAACAAATGCTTTCTTTCCTGGCAAGGTTACTTGAAAACCCTGCATTGTTAACATGCCTTCAGCATGGGAAAGAACAAAGAGATGTAGAATCTCCTAAAGTGAGAAGGAGGTTTGTCAAGCAGCACCAAGAACGAACAAGAGTATCAGATTTTTTGAAGGAAGGACAGATTGTAAGTTACCAACCTGATTGGAGAAATGTAACCATCTCTTCCAAAATACCAGAAATGTGTCCAACTTCCCTGGTAGGGTGTTCAAATTATCTTTCACGGGATTTGGCCAAAGAATTGAGTGAAGGTGGTGAGAATCTGGTGTCAGATGGATTGGCCCCCGTGCACGAGGTTATGCCAACTTCTGACACCATTGGTTTAAAGTCATCAAGCTTTGGACTTGAAGATACccttttgaaaggaaaaaatgtCATGAGCACAAATCAAGAAGATCTTCTTGCAGAGGAGATTGTTTCTTTCCCAGAGGATTTGACTAGTGAGGCTGGATTTCCAGAGTTTTCACCTCTAGTTGGAACAGAAAGCATTATCAAGCCAGAAGATAAATGGAAGACCAGATTTCATTTCAGCGGCGCTCCTACAAGCTCTACGGATTCACCAGCTACCAACCATGAAGGACAAGAATTTAGATTCACAAGTGGTATGTCAGACACGTGGGATATTTGTTCTCTGTGGGCAACACAAAGTTTCCGAACTGATGATCCAGCACTGGATGAATGA